In one window of Neisseria subflava DNA:
- a CDS encoding ComEA family DNA-binding protein yields the protein MKKFLFGAFAAVCAAFSLAAVNINTASSAELEALPGIGPAKAKSIVEYRQKNGAFKSVEELKNVKGIGDAVLNKLKAEATVSSAAPKAAQPAVKK from the coding sequence ATGAAGAAATTTTTATTTGGTGCATTTGCCGCCGTCTGTGCGGCGTTCTCTTTGGCTGCCGTGAACATCAATACCGCGTCTTCTGCCGAACTGGAGGCCTTGCCGGGTATCGGCCCGGCTAAGGCGAAATCGATTGTGGAATACCGTCAGAAGAACGGTGCGTTCAAATCGGTGGAGGAGCTGAAAAACGTGAAGGGCATCGGTGATGCGGTGCTGAACAAGTTGAAGGCGGAGGCGACGGTTTCTTCTGCCGCGCCTAAGGCCGCCCAGCCTGCCGTGAAAAAATAA
- a CDS encoding integrase core domain-containing protein, whose protein sequence is MNMHKNTRLTPHHRQAIWLAYTQEKESVTSLARRYQVCRVTIYRALKAARGRLLKPQTSTNNRFKQAKYGMKRLAKVERGIQEKLKRQAKRYNKSYPGELVHLDTKRLPLLKGQKATDNRDYLFVAIDDFSRELYSAILPDKTADSAAKFLTGHLIDPCPYLIECVYSDNGTEYKGSANHAFGVACYENGIGQKFTRVARPQTNGKAERVIRTLMEMWHGKQLFDSPEHWRKELCRFVNFYNTVKPHRSLNGDTPFEVLQASFSTCGVNNATFSYT, encoded by the coding sequence ATGAACATGCACAAAAACACCCGTCTCACCCCGCACCACCGCCAAGCCATTTGGCTGGCCTACACGCAGGAAAAGGAAAGCGTCACCTCCCTGGCACGCCGCTACCAAGTCTGCCGCGTCACCATTTACCGCGCACTTAAAGCCGCAAGGGGCAGACTGCTCAAACCCCAAACCAGTACCAACAACCGTTTCAAACAGGCAAAGTACGGAATGAAACGCCTGGCCAAGGTAGAACGCGGCATTCAGGAAAAACTCAAAAGGCAGGCCAAACGCTACAATAAATCCTACCCCGGAGAGCTGGTACATCTCGATACCAAACGGCTGCCGCTGCTCAAAGGGCAGAAAGCCACCGATAATCGGGATTACCTGTTTGTCGCCATCGACGATTTCTCAAGGGAGCTATACTCCGCCATTTTGCCGGACAAAACTGCAGACAGTGCCGCCAAGTTTCTGACTGGACACCTGATTGATCCCTGTCCATACCTGATTGAGTGCGTTTACTCCGACAACGGTACGGAATATAAAGGCTCGGCCAACCATGCTTTCGGTGTAGCCTGTTATGAGAACGGGATTGGTCAAAAGTTTACCCGGGTTGCCCGTCCGCAGACCAACGGTAAGGCGGAACGGGTTATCCGCACCCTGATGGAGATGTGGCATGGGAAACAGTTGTTTGACAGTCCGGAACACTGGCGAAAGGAGTTGTGCCGCTTTGTTAATTTCTATAACACTGTGAAGCCGCACCGCAGTTTGAACGGCGATACGCCGTTTGAGGTCTTGCAGGCTTCATTCTCAACCTGTGGTGTAAACAACGCAACGTTTTCCTACACATAA
- a CDS encoding integrase core domain-containing protein translates to MNMHKNTRLTPHHRQAIWLAYTQEKESVTSLARRYQVCRVTIYRALKAARGRLLKPQTSTNNRFKQAKYGMKRLAKVERGIQEKLKRQAKRYNKSYPGELVHLDTKRLPLLKGQKATDNRDYLFVAIDDFSRELYSAILPDKTADSAAKFLTGHLIDPCPYLIECVYSDNGTEYKGSANHAFGVACYENGIGQKFTRVARPQTNGKAERVIRTLMEMWHGKQLFDSPEHRRKELCRFVNFYNTVKPHRSLNGDTPFEVLQASFSTCGVNNATFSYT, encoded by the coding sequence ATGAACATGCACAAAAACACCCGTCTCACCCCGCACCACCGCCAAGCCATTTGGCTGGCCTACACGCAGGAAAAGGAAAGCGTCACCTCCCTGGCACGCCGCTACCAAGTCTGCCGCGTCACCATTTACCGCGCACTTAAAGCCGCAAGGGGCAGACTGCTCAAACCCCAAACCAGTACCAACAACCGTTTCAAACAGGCAAAGTACGGAATGAAACGCCTGGCCAAGGTAGAACGCGGCATTCAGGAAAAACTCAAAAGGCAGGCCAAACGCTACAATAAATCCTACCCCGGAGAGCTGGTACATCTCGATACCAAACGGCTGCCGCTGCTCAAAGGGCAGAAAGCCACCGATAATCGGGATTACCTGTTTGTCGCCATCGACGATTTCTCAAGGGAGCTATACTCCGCCATTTTGCCGGACAAAACTGCAGACAGTGCCGCCAAGTTTCTGACTGGACACCTGATTGATCCCTGTCCATACCTGATTGAGTGCGTTTACTCCGACAACGGTACGGAATATAAAGGCTCGGCCAACCATGCTTTCGGTGTAGCCTGTTATGAGAACGGGATTGGTCAAAAGTTTACCCGGGTTGCCCGTCCGCAGACCAACGGTAAGGCGGAACGGGTTATCCGCACCCTGATGGAGATGTGGCATGGGAAACAGTTGTTTGACAGTCCGGAACACCGGCGAAAGGAGTTGTGCCGCTTTGTTAATTTCTATAACACTGTGAAGCCGCACCGCAGTTTGAACGGCGATACGCCGTTTGAGGTCTTGCAGGCTTCATTCTCAACCTGTGGTGTAAACAACGCAACGTTTTCCTACACCTGA
- a CDS encoding OmpP1/FadL family transporter, translating to MIHFNLKKTAFILSTALLSTAVQASGYHFGTQSVNAQGTANAAAEAADASTIFYNPAGLSKLDSSQISVNANIVFPSIHYEAESAKHFRTGADVSGSTSGKITETTIAPHVYGAYKASDDVTLGLGVYVPFGSATEYEKDSVLRHNINKLGLTTIAIEPVVAWKLNEQHAVGAGLIAQYSKAELRKYSDWDASGAISQLASSLASHQAGRPVAVDATGKADGHADVKGHDWGFGYQLAWMWDINDRARVGVNYRSKVSHTLKGTADWEADGAYAKRAWDLGAMAARGYVPNEKASVKIVTPESLSVHGMYRATDKTNLFGDVTWTRHSRFNKAELVFENTKNVVNGKSNRTVITPNWRNTYKVAFGGSYQVTEPLQLRAGIAFDKSPVKSAEDRMNSLPDGNRIWFSVGAKYQLGKNHVIDAAYSHIHINDTVYRTGKASGNDVDSRGTSSARFKNKADILGLQYTYKFK from the coding sequence ATGATTCATTTCAATCTGAAAAAAACAGCATTTATTTTAAGCACAGCACTTTTATCTACCGCTGTCCAAGCTTCCGGTTACCACTTCGGCACACAATCCGTTAACGCACAAGGCACGGCCAACGCCGCCGCCGAAGCCGCCGATGCCTCAACCATTTTCTACAATCCGGCCGGTTTGAGCAAACTCGACAGCAGCCAAATTTCCGTCAACGCCAATATCGTTTTCCCAAGCATTCATTATGAAGCGGAATCTGCGAAACACTTCCGCACAGGTGCCGATGTCAGCGGCTCGACCAGCGGCAAAATTACCGAAACCACTATTGCTCCGCACGTCTATGGCGCGTACAAAGCCAGCGACGATGTGACTTTGGGTTTGGGCGTGTACGTTCCTTTCGGTTCCGCAACAGAATACGAAAAAGATTCCGTATTGCGCCACAACATCAACAAACTGGGTTTGACCACCATCGCCATCGAGCCGGTAGTCGCGTGGAAACTGAATGAGCAACACGCCGTCGGTGCCGGTTTAATTGCCCAATATTCCAAAGCCGAATTGCGCAAATACTCCGACTGGGACGCTTCCGGCGCCATCAGCCAGTTGGCCAGCAGCTTGGCTTCCCATCAAGCAGGCCGTCCCGTTGCTGTCGATGCAACCGGCAAAGCTGACGGTCATGCCGATGTAAAAGGCCACGATTGGGGCTTCGGCTATCAACTGGCGTGGATGTGGGACATTAACGACCGTGCACGCGTGGGTGTGAACTACCGCTCCAAAGTATCGCATACGCTGAAAGGCACTGCCGATTGGGAAGCGGACGGCGCATATGCAAAACGCGCTTGGGATTTGGGTGCAATGGCTGCACGCGGTTATGTGCCGAACGAAAAAGCCAGCGTAAAAATCGTCACGCCTGAGTCTTTGTCTGTTCACGGTATGTACCGCGCCACCGACAAAACCAACCTGTTCGGCGATGTGACTTGGACGCGCCACAGCCGCTTTAACAAAGCCGAGCTGGTGTTTGAAAACACCAAAAACGTTGTCAACGGCAAATCTAACCGTACCGTCATCACGCCTAACTGGCGCAACACTTATAAAGTTGCATTCGGCGGCTCTTACCAAGTTACCGAACCATTGCAACTGCGTGCCGGTATCGCTTTCGACAAATCACCGGTTAAAAGCGCCGAAGACCGCATGAACAGCCTGCCTGACGGCAACCGTATCTGGTTCTCCGTCGGCGCTAAATATCAACTGGGTAAAAACCATGTTATCGATGCGGCGTACAGCCATATCCACATCAATGACACGGTTTACCGCACAGGCAAAGCCAGCGGCAACGACGTAGACAGCCGC
- the proC gene encoding pyrroline-5-carboxylate reductase, whose product MNIYFLGGGNMATAIAGGLVKQDGYRVHIVERGAERRAQLVQELGVATSENLPELSADDVLILAVKPQDMQAACQNIRLNGALVLSVAAGLSIDTLSHYLGGTRRIVRIMPNTPAKIGLGVSGMFADAGVSEADRTAADGIMLSVGTTVWLNEEEQLHNITGISGSGPAYVFYLLGALQNAALAQGFNEQDARELSLATFKGAVALAEQTGEAFAQLQQNVTSKGGTTHEAIETFKARHVAEAIEQGVEACVKRSQEMAQQYKAV is encoded by the coding sequence ATGAATATCTATTTTCTCGGCGGCGGCAATATGGCGACTGCCATTGCAGGCGGTTTGGTCAAACAAGACGGTTATCGTGTCCACATTGTCGAACGCGGCGCCGAAAGACGAGCGCAACTGGTGCAAGAATTGGGCGTAGCCACTTCTGAAAACCTGCCTGAATTGAGTGCGGACGATGTCCTCATTCTCGCCGTCAAACCGCAAGACATGCAGGCAGCCTGTCAAAATATCCGTTTGAATGGTGCGCTGGTGTTGTCCGTAGCGGCAGGTTTGTCCATTGATACCCTCAGCCATTATCTGGGCGGTACACGCCGTATCGTGCGCATCATGCCCAATACGCCGGCCAAAATCGGTTTGGGCGTATCCGGTATGTTTGCTGATGCAGGCGTTTCAGAAGCAGACCGTACAGCCGCCGACGGCATCATGCTCTCTGTCGGCACAACCGTTTGGCTGAACGAAGAAGAGCAACTCCACAATATTACTGGCATCAGCGGCAGCGGCCCCGCCTATGTTTTCTATCTGTTGGGCGCGCTCCAAAATGCGGCTTTGGCACAAGGTTTCAACGAGCAAGACGCACGCGAACTGAGCCTCGCTACATTTAAAGGCGCAGTGGCTTTGGCCGAACAAACCGGCGAAGCATTCGCACAATTACAGCAAAACGTGACTTCCAAAGGCGGCACGACACACGAAGCCATCGAAACCTTCAAAGCACGTCACGTTGCCGAAGCCATCGAACAGGGCGTAGAAGCCTGCGTTAAACGTTCGCAAGAAATGGCGCAACAATATAAGGCCGTCTGA
- the pyrI gene encoding aspartate carbamoyltransferase regulatory subunit — protein MENSKLSVEAIEQGTVIDHIPAGKGLAILRQFKLLHYGSAVTVGFNLPSKTQGSKDIIKVSGVWLDANAANRLALFAPEAVVNKIDQFKVIDKQHLSLPDEISEVFRCPNTNCASHGEPVISRFYVRSHHNVQTRLKCHYCEKTFSRDSVAEA, from the coding sequence ATGGAAAACTCAAAACTCAGCGTTGAAGCGATTGAACAAGGTACGGTAATTGACCATATTCCTGCCGGTAAAGGCTTGGCCATTTTAAGACAGTTTAAGTTGCTGCATTATGGCAGCGCGGTTACGGTCGGCTTTAATTTGCCCAGCAAAACGCAGGGAAGCAAAGACATTATCAAAGTCAGCGGCGTATGGTTGGATGCCAATGCAGCCAACCGTTTGGCTTTATTTGCCCCTGAAGCAGTGGTAAACAAAATCGATCAGTTTAAAGTGATCGACAAACAGCATTTGTCATTGCCGGACGAAATTTCAGAAGTATTCCGCTGCCCGAATACCAATTGTGCCAGTCATGGCGAGCCGGTCATCAGCCGTTTTTATGTCCGTTCACATCATAATGTTCAGACACGTTTGAAATGCCATTATTGCGAGAAAACCTTCTCGCGTGATTCAGTTGCCGAAGCCTGA
- a CDS encoding YggT family protein encodes MRGDLLLLLTDAIAILCITRFLLRYAGLAAEYPLLKFSIQATGWLTKPWQKAFPSGAETDWYCLPSGFLVYYLACTAIIFISPALSISNKLILANFWFAALHMLKAAAYTLLIGLIIRMVASIQGRYSPLTYAIERILQPLLKPFSFLRVGRYDFSGSLLAFLLWLWLARWFPQLIQQTNLWLLQ; translated from the coding sequence ATGCGCGGCGACTTGCTCTTATTATTGACAGACGCTATTGCCATCCTGTGTATCACACGCTTTTTGCTCCGATACGCAGGATTGGCAGCAGAATATCCCCTGCTCAAATTCAGCATACAGGCAACAGGCTGGCTGACCAAACCTTGGCAAAAAGCATTTCCATCCGGCGCGGAAACCGATTGGTACTGCCTGCCTTCAGGTTTTCTGGTGTACTACCTTGCCTGCACCGCCATTATTTTCATCTCGCCGGCGCTGTCCATCAGCAATAAGCTGATTTTGGCAAACTTTTGGTTTGCCGCACTCCATATGCTGAAAGCCGCGGCCTATACATTACTTATTGGTCTGATTATTAGAATGGTGGCCAGCATACAAGGCCGCTATTCGCCGTTGACTTATGCCATCGAACGAATTCTACAACCATTGCTCAAACCGTTTTCCTTCTTACGCGTAGGACGATACGATTTTTCAGGCAGTTTGTTGGCATTCTTATTATGGTTGTGGCTGGCCCGATGGTTTCCCCAACTTATCCAGCAAACCAACTTATGGTTGCTTCAATAG
- the pyk gene encoding pyruvate kinase produces the protein MSELQRDLTRISHNTKIVATLGPGSNNVQLLEDMIRVGGLNVIRFNFSHGTPEFHEENARIVREAAKRAGQEVAILADLQGPKIRVGKIAGGSIELNKGETLILDAALEGEGTREAVGLDYRDLPNDVVAGDVLWLDDGLLTLTVEAVEGSKIITRVENSHVLKSNKGINKRGGGLSAGALTEKDFRDLKTAIAIGCDYLAISFVKSAEDLHIARAKVEEEMKGSTAVRPGLVSKIERVEAIENLDEIILASDGIMVARGDLAVEVGHAAVPALQKRMIRRARELRRFSITATQMMESMITNPVPTRAEVSDVANAVLDGTDAVMCSAETAVGAYPFETVSQMAIICAAAEKEQDSLNGVAEQVEYPEAVSTNLAIAGGAVGVARAVHAKAIVALTESGSTAFEISRHNITLPIFALTPSISAQRRMAMYRGVRPMILATSTDHDTALNEVEAVLVEHQILCSGDQYIITSGSKMRESGSTNTLEVLQVK, from the coding sequence ATGAGCGAATTGCAACGTGATTTAACCCGTATCAGTCACAATACCAAAATTGTCGCCACATTGGGTCCGGGCAGCAACAATGTGCAATTGTTGGAAGACATGATCCGTGTCGGCGGTCTTAATGTCATCCGTTTTAACTTCAGCCACGGTACCCCTGAGTTCCATGAAGAAAATGCCCGCATCGTGCGCGAAGCCGCGAAACGTGCAGGTCAGGAAGTGGCTATTCTTGCCGACTTGCAAGGCCCGAAAATCCGTGTCGGCAAAATTGCCGGCGGCAGCATCGAGCTGAATAAGGGTGAAACCTTGATTTTGGATGCCGCACTTGAAGGCGAAGGCACACGCGAAGCGGTTGGCCTGGACTACCGCGATTTGCCAAATGACGTCGTTGCCGGCGATGTTTTGTGGCTGGACGACGGCCTGTTGACTTTGACCGTTGAAGCGGTTGAAGGAAGTAAGATTATTACAAGAGTAGAAAACAGCCATGTACTGAAAAGTAACAAAGGTATCAATAAACGCGGCGGCGGCCTGTCTGCCGGTGCGTTGACCGAAAAAGACTTTCGTGACCTGAAAACGGCGATTGCCATCGGTTGCGACTACTTGGCCATCAGCTTTGTGAAATCTGCTGAAGATCTGCACATCGCACGCGCCAAAGTCGAAGAAGAAATGAAAGGCAGTACAGCCGTACGCCCCGGTTTGGTTTCCAAAATCGAGCGCGTAGAAGCCATTGAAAATCTGGACGAAATCATCCTCGCCAGCGACGGTATTATGGTTGCCCGCGGCGACTTGGCAGTGGAAGTTGGTCATGCCGCCGTTCCTGCCCTGCAAAAACGCATGATCCGCCGCGCCCGCGAGTTGCGCCGCTTCAGCATTACCGCGACCCAAATGATGGAATCCATGATTACCAACCCCGTACCGACCCGCGCCGAAGTGAGCGACGTGGCAAACGCGGTGTTGGACGGCACCGATGCGGTGATGTGTTCCGCCGAAACCGCCGTCGGCGCATACCCGTTTGAAACCGTCAGCCAAATGGCGATTATCTGCGCAGCAGCCGAAAAAGAGCAGGACTCGCTCAATGGCGTTGCCGAACAAGTCGAGTATCCCGAAGCCGTCAGCACCAACTTGGCGATTGCCGGCGGCGCAGTCGGCGTAGCGCGTGCGGTTCATGCCAAAGCGATTGTCGCCCTGACCGAAAGCGGCTCAACCGCCTTCGAAATCAGCCGCCACAACATCACTTTGCCGATTTTCGCCCTGACCCCGAGCATTTCCGCACAACGCCGCATGGCGATGTATCGCGGCGTGCGTCCGATGATTTTGGCAACCAGTACCGACCACGATACTGCGCTGAACGAAGTGGAAGCTGTGTTGGTCGAACACCAAATTCTGTGTTCTGGCGACCAATACATCATTACCAGCGGCTCGAAAATGCGTGAATCCGGTTCGACCAACACATTGGAAGTGCTGCAAGTCAAATAA
- a CDS encoding YggS family pyridoxal phosphate-dependent enzyme, translating to MSVLQQNYQDVCQAVEQVAEAAGRPADAVKLVAVSKTFPADDIREVYAAGQRDFGENYIQEWFEKTETLADLPDIVWHVIGDLQSNKTKFVAERAHWVHTIGRLKTARRLSEQRPSEMPPLQVCIEVNIAAEEAKHGVAPAEAVALALEVAQLPNIKVRGLMCVAKADSSDDELRSQFHTMQRLLAELNAAGVEADVLSMGMSGDMPIAVECGATHVRIGSAIFGKRHYPQ from the coding sequence ATGTCGGTATTGCAACAAAACTATCAGGACGTATGCCAGGCGGTTGAACAGGTGGCTGAGGCTGCCGGACGGCCTGCGGATGCGGTGAAGCTGGTAGCGGTCAGCAAGACGTTTCCGGCAGACGATATCCGCGAAGTATATGCGGCCGGTCAGCGCGATTTTGGTGAGAACTATATTCAGGAATGGTTTGAAAAAACGGAAACGCTGGCTGATTTGCCGGATATTGTTTGGCACGTTATCGGCGATTTGCAGTCCAATAAAACCAAATTTGTGGCCGAACGCGCACATTGGGTGCATACGATAGGCCGTCTGAAAACGGCGCGGCGCTTGAGTGAACAAAGGCCGTCTGAAATGCCGCCGTTGCAGGTGTGCATTGAAGTGAACATTGCCGCGGAAGAGGCGAAACACGGTGTGGCGCCCGCTGAAGCGGTTGCGCTGGCCCTTGAAGTGGCCCAGTTGCCGAATATTAAAGTGCGCGGATTGATGTGTGTGGCCAAGGCCGACAGCAGCGACGATGAGTTGCGCAGCCAGTTTCACACCATGCAACGGCTGTTGGCTGAGCTGAACGCGGCAGGCGTCGAAGCAGATGTTTTGTCTATGGGTATGTCCGGAGATATGCCAATCGCGGTAGAATGCGGGGCAACCCATGTCCGCATCGGCAGCGCGATTTTCGGCAAGCGGCATTATCCTCAATAA
- the pyrB gene encoding aspartate carbamoyltransferase, producing MPNPLYRQHIISISDLTTEQLELLLQTALKLKKQPREDLLEGKLIGSCFFEPSTRTRLSFETAVQRLGGKVIGFSDGANTSAKKGETLADTARIISSYTDAIIQRHPKDGAARVAAEFSSVPVINAGDGTNQHPSQTLLDLVTIYETQGSLSNLKIAMAGDLKYGRTVHSLCQALKRWGCEFAFVSPPSLAMPDYITEELEEAGCPYQVLSSLEEAVEWADILYMTRVQRERFDEQEFAKIQGKFNLDASMLANAKPNLRVLHPLPRVDEIHPDVDKTPHAYYFEQATNGVYARMAILSLVLNEEV from the coding sequence ATGCCTAATCCGCTTTATCGGCAACATATTATTTCAATTTCAGATTTGACGACGGAGCAGCTCGAATTGCTGCTTCAGACGGCCTTGAAGTTAAAAAAGCAGCCTCGTGAAGATTTGCTTGAGGGTAAATTGATTGGATCGTGCTTTTTTGAACCGTCTACCCGTACGCGTTTGTCTTTTGAAACGGCGGTACAGCGTTTGGGTGGGAAAGTTATCGGTTTTTCCGATGGTGCGAATACCAGTGCGAAAAAGGGTGAAACGCTTGCGGATACTGCGAGGATTATTTCCAGCTATACAGATGCGATTATTCAGCGACACCCTAAAGACGGTGCGGCCCGTGTGGCGGCTGAGTTTTCGAGCGTACCTGTGATTAATGCCGGTGATGGTACCAACCAACATCCGAGCCAGACGCTTTTGGATTTGGTAACGATTTATGAAACGCAGGGCAGTTTGAGCAATTTGAAGATTGCGATGGCCGGTGATTTGAAATATGGCCGTACGGTACACTCATTGTGTCAGGCATTGAAGCGTTGGGGTTGTGAGTTCGCATTTGTATCCCCTCCCAGCTTGGCGATGCCGGACTATATTACTGAAGAGTTGGAAGAGGCCGGTTGCCCTTACCAAGTTTTGTCTAGTTTGGAAGAAGCGGTCGAATGGGCGGATATTTTGTACATGACCCGAGTTCAGCGCGAACGTTTTGATGAGCAGGAATTTGCCAAAATTCAGGGTAAATTCAATCTTGATGCGTCGATGTTGGCGAATGCCAAACCCAATTTGCGCGTCTTGCATCCTTTACCGAGGGTAGATGAAATTCATCCGGATGTGGATAAAACACCTCATGCCTATTATTTTGAGCAGGCAACCAATGGCGTGTATGCACGGATGGCGATTTTGTCTTTGGTATTGAACGAAGAAGTTTAA
- a CDS encoding IS1595 family transposase, with the protein MQITNCKLRKRVQKKLLEFFVLQVTSRSAADILGIQPNSAILFYRKIRMVISHYLALVADEVFEGSIELDESYFGGRRKGRRGRGAAGKVVVFGILKRNGRVYTVVVDNAKSETLLPVIKKKIMPDSIVYTDSLSSYDKLDVSGFIHYRINHSKEFADRQNHINGIENFWNQAKRVLRKYNGIDRKSFPLFLKECEFRFNFGTPSQQLKILRDWCGI; encoded by the coding sequence ATGCAGATAACCAATTGTAAATTAAGAAAGAGAGTTCAAAAGAAACTACTTGAATTTTTTGTACTCCAAGTTACCTCCCGCTCCGCTGCCGATATTTTGGGCATTCAGCCCAACTCCGCTATTCTGTTCTACCGCAAAATTCGTATGGTTATCAGCCATTATCTGGCCTTGGTTGCCGATGAGGTTTTTGAGGGCTCTATTGAATTGGACGAAAGCTATTTCGGCGGACGGCGCAAAGGCAGACGCGGTCGCGGTGCGGCAGGAAAAGTGGTTGTCTTCGGCATTCTGAAACGCAATGGACGGGTCTATACCGTTGTGGTGGATAATGCCAAGTCTGAAACGTTACTCCCTGTCATTAAAAAGAAAATCATGCCGGACAGCATTGTTTACACGGATAGCCTGAGCAGCTACGACAAGTTGGACGTAAGCGGTTTTATTCATTACCGCATCAACCATTCCAAGGAATTTGCAGACCGTCAGAACCACATTAACGGCATTGAAAATTTTTGGAATCAGGCAAAACGCGTCTTGCGCAAATACAACGGAATCGATCGCAAATCTTTCCCGCTGTTCTTGAAAGAATGCGAATTTCGATTTAATTTCGGCACACCGTCTCAACAGCTTAAAATCCTGCGGGATTGGTGTGGAATTTAG
- the dksA gene encoding RNA polymerase-binding protein DksA, with protein sequence MAKLTEQDILNWNGPEEDYMNSDQLAFFRELLVKMQEELIENANTTTGHLQEHESAPDPADRATQEEEYALELRTRDRERKLLNKVQATLRSIDEGNYGFCADTGEPIGLKRLLARPTATLSVEAQERRERMKKQFAD encoded by the coding sequence ATGGCAAAGCTGACAGAACAAGATATTTTAAACTGGAATGGTCCTGAAGAGGACTACATGAACAGCGACCAATTGGCCTTCTTCCGCGAACTACTGGTTAAAATGCAAGAAGAGCTGATTGAAAATGCAAACACCACTACCGGCCATCTTCAAGAGCACGAATCCGCCCCCGATCCTGCCGACCGAGCTACTCAAGAAGAAGAGTACGCTTTAGAACTACGTACCCGCGACCGCGAGCGTAAACTTCTCAATAAAGTTCAAGCGACTCTCCGCAGCATCGACGAAGGTAATTACGGTTTCTGTGCCGATACCGGCGAACCCATCGGCCTCAAACGCCTGCTGGCACGTCCGACTGCGACATTATCCGTAGAAGCGCAAGAGCGACGCGAACGAATGAAAAAACAGTTCGCCGACTAA
- a CDS encoding GNAT family N-acetyltransferase — protein MLVCNPYEVVIHGTTSKGKIFRPSDWAERLCGILSSFTKDNRLSYSNWVRPILVDNVRCVAVDKKLEEDNPQMFRFLMDFAADNDLRVIDCKALLKEQESKQQGEVPVERVLLAQAIEEKHAAERAEAANVQPEPQAAAPVIGVLREIQPEETATAFAALSVLRSSLTDIHRFVEQINEHQRKTGYRLLGIFEEGKQNAVAVCGFHTAHNLASGYHIHIDDLVTMPQCRQKGYASRLLEEVRKIGAETGATKIHLNVHVNHDRADAHRLYFKNGFEICAYHFRCDPK, from the coding sequence ATGTTAGTGTGTAATCCTTATGAAGTTGTGATCCATGGTACGACCAGCAAAGGCAAGATTTTCCGACCAAGCGACTGGGCGGAGCGCCTGTGCGGTATTTTGTCTTCCTTCACTAAAGACAACCGCCTTTCCTATTCGAATTGGGTGCGTCCGATTTTGGTGGATAATGTCCGTTGTGTGGCGGTCGATAAAAAGTTGGAAGAAGACAATCCGCAAATGTTCCGTTTCTTGATGGACTTTGCGGCGGATAATGATTTGCGCGTGATTGACTGCAAAGCCTTGCTTAAAGAACAAGAGAGCAAACAGCAGGGCGAAGTGCCGGTCGAGCGCGTTTTGTTGGCGCAGGCGATTGAAGAAAAACATGCCGCCGAGCGTGCGGAAGCGGCCAATGTGCAGCCTGAGCCACAAGCTGCCGCACCTGTGATCGGCGTATTGCGTGAAATTCAGCCGGAAGAAACTGCAACTGCTTTTGCGGCCTTGAGTGTTCTGCGTTCATCGTTGACCGATATTCACCGTTTTGTCGAACAAATCAACGAGCATCAGCGCAAAACCGGCTACCGTCTGCTGGGTATTTTTGAAGAAGGCAAACAAAATGCCGTAGCCGTATGCGGTTTCCATACTGCACATAACTTGGCCAGCGGTTACCATATCCATATTGATGATCTCGTAACCATGCCGCAATGCCGCCAAAAAGGCTATGCTTCTCGCTTGTTGGAAGAAGTACGCAAAATCGGTGCGGAAACCGGGGCAACCAAAATCCATCTGAATGTCCATGTGAACCATGACCGTGCCGATGCCCATCGTCTCTACTTCAAAAACGGATTTGAAATCTGCGCTTACCATTTCCGTTGCGACCCGAAATAA